One stretch of Manis pentadactyla isolate mManPen7 chromosome 10, mManPen7.hap1, whole genome shotgun sequence DNA includes these proteins:
- the CCDC184 gene encoding coiled-coil domain-containing protein 184 — protein MEDGLLEIMTKDGGDMPAPLEVSTVPAVGDVLSGEYNGGMKELMEHLKAQLQALFEDVRAMRGALDEQASHIQVLSDDVCANQRAIVSMCQIMTTAPRQGGLGVVGGKGSLPGAPREPETPSPGIGDSGLLGRDPEDEEDDQEEKAMPCSATPTSHCERPESPCAALLAGDGPLVEPLDLPDITLLQLEGEASL, from the coding sequence ATGGAGGACGGTTTGCTGGAGATCATGACCAAGGACGGCGGCGACATGCCGGCACCTCTGGAAGTGTCCACCGTGCCGGCCGTGGGGGACGTGCTCTCCGGGGAGTACAACGGCGGGATGAAGGAactgatggagcacctgaaggccCAGCTGCAGGCCCTGTTTGAGGACGTGAGGGCcatgcggggggccctggatgagCAGGCCTCCCACATCCAGGTGCTCTCAGACGACGTGTGCGCCAACCAGCGGGCCATCGTCTCCATGTGCCAGATTATGACCACCGCGCCCCGCCAGGGAGGCCTGGGCGTGGTCGGCGGCAAGGGGAGTCTCCCAGGCGCCCCCCGAGAGCCCGAAACGCCTTCTCCCGGGATCGGGGACAGCGGTTTGCTGGGTCGCGATCCTGAGGACGAGGAGGACGACCAAGAGGAGAAGGCGATGCCCTGCTCTGCCACACCCACTAGTCACTGCGAGCGCCCGGAGAGCCCCTGCGCTGCTCTCCTGGCGGGGGACGGGCCACTTGTGGAGCCCCTGGATCTGCCCGACATCACTCTGCTGCAGCTGGAGGGCGAGGCCTCTCTGTGA